The Alnus glutinosa chromosome 10, dhAlnGlut1.1, whole genome shotgun sequence DNA window ttatatcaaGTTCTCCTAGTAGTAAGTTGGATGTTGGATGACAATTCTAATTTTTGTGGTCAAGAAATAATTGATAATTCTATGAAGACTTTTATGAAGCGTGAATtggattaaataaattaaagatgtGAGAAGaatgatttattttaagttGGTGTGAGAAAATTCATATCTATTATTCGGAATCAACTTGTAATGGGTTGCAACTTGTTTATCTTATGGTTTCAAGTTATTTTGGTATTGAGAAGTATGGAATAAAATGAATTGATTGAGGCAAATATGATCTGAACTCAAGGGAGAGTTCTTTCCAACCCGAAGAGACTGATGTGcgtgtgttttagttttcaattttaataagGATCGACTCTTCCCCTTTTCCACTAGAAttatgttttccttttcaaattaggatttattttggcaatcaaattttgaattatcaattaatttttaaatatttaagagtTATTTATCTATTTACCTATTTGGAGCAATTATAGATTTTTTCTTCCAtactagttattttttttttctcttccttttctacTTCAATTCATAGTTTTAGGTACTATTATACATTGTCGAAATAATCTTAGTTCTGTCCGGTGTCAAGATCTTACATCACCACCttctctcaatttttatttttttttgtttgaagcctttttatttttatcttgttttttttttgacaaatttaatataaaatgttTTATGAGTGGCTTAATTGGCCTAGCCATGAGCCGGCCTGAATTTACTAGAACAGCCTCGAATACCTTTTTACCCATTGGCAAAGCGGTAAACATGCGCCACTGAACACCCTTTCCCGCTTTTCAACTTTTTCAGTTCCACGCCACCATCCCATGTTCTATCACTCACTAGGGCCACTCCCAGTCTCCCACCATCATTTCACAATCCGTTactccaaaacaaataaaataaaccaaaaaacaaattaaaattaaaaataaaaataaaaaattactccataaaaactaattaaaataacaGTACGCTTTTAAGATTCTAAAAACGTTTTGTAATCTCCGAAATCCTCCTCTCTCTGAAAAAGCCGTCCAAACAAAACGCCACCCacagacaaagagagagagagagcgacgAGAAACCAATATAAACGTAACTGAATCTCATGGACTCCCACTCTCAGATCTTGAGCGAACTATAGCCATAGCGATAGCAATATCCATTTCTTTTCCCAAAGATCTCCTCCATTTCCCTCAAGATTCTCCCTCGTTCTTCCAACAATCTGCTAGCTCCATTCCGATCCCTTTCTCGTCCGTTATGGTTGAGTTTTCGCCGGAATCGAGCTCGGTTTTTTTCTGGCTCTTCCTCTGAGCGGTAGAGTTTCTTGTTCTTGATCTTCGAATTCTGCGATTTCCGGCGGGTTTCGGACCGTTTCTTGCCCGTTCTTTCTCCGGCATTCTCTTTTTCGGACTGTACCGAACGAGCTTCTCGCGGTTTTCGTCCGATTCTGGTGATTTTTACTTGCAGGAGTCGTTGTGAGAGTTTCTTTAGGATTTTCTGGCTTGAAGTTCGGTTGTGGATTCTGGTGAGGGAGAGATTGGTTGGGGTTTGTGAGGTTGGCAATGAAGGTAGTAACGGTGTAGTGGCTTTGTGGTAAATATGGACGATAGAGGAGGGTCATTTGTCGCTGTCCGGAGGATTTCGCAAGGTCTTGAGCGAGGCAACACCTGCCATTCAACTTCTGGTAAACTTTTCTTGTGTatcaattctttttgttttcttactgTCTccaactttctctctctagaaagttACTCTGGCCTGTTATTCTAatgtttctctctctagaattcTCCCCCCTTTATATctgaattttctctctttttttgttttttgatttgaGGTTTAGATCTGTGACTTGGAAGTGAGTCATTAGGGCATATCTCTGAGAATATGCGAAGTTCTAAACTGACTTCATGTCTTCTGCTATTCTAGATTGCTTTGGTGGGTGATTTTTTGAGATGGCCACAggtttttattataattcattattttatgtgatttttttttttatgttgttgtGTAAATTTAGTGTATGCGAACCTCGGGAGCGAGAATATGATTATAACACTTTTATATGTGATTGATTTTTCTAGAAAGTAATTGAACTTGATTTGTACGCTAGGTTCCTTCACATTATGCATTTTGTCCTATTGATACCTCTAAAATCGCAACAATGTGTCTGTGGAAAAACGGTAACTATAACAAACTCATTGATCCATCACTGTTGATGCCTTTTCGACTGAGACTAGACGTTGCTTCTCTGCATCTCCTACTGGCCGGGGGTTTTAATCTGTGCTCTGCACATGTAGTTTGTTTTTAGATTTTACATTGTGATGTGCTTTTATTTTGCGTTGATTTAGTAGTCACAAATTGATTATTCAgttattaattgtatttttataccTCATGCGAAGCCCCAAGTTCTGGAAGTGGCTTAAGATGAAATGTTTGGTACTTCCAATTTTGGTAGCGTTTGCTGGATATGACTGGTTAAGCACAGAACGCACGATGTTCTGCTCCCTATTTTTGGCTTAGCTAATTGTTAGGCAATACTTTGTCCACACTCTTGAGACTACCCAAAGTATTgcagctgaaaaaaaaaatgaagatattTCTAGATCTCTGGTTAATTCTAAAACTTTGCGGCTGAACatttataaatttgattttcATTAGTTTgtggttttattttgttacagcTGAAGTTGTGGCAGGATCAGCGGCATGGCTTGGTCGAGGCCTTTCTTGTGTGTGTGTACAGAGAAGAGAGAGTGATGCTCGTCCCTCATTTGATTTAACCCCTGCCCAGGTAAAGTTCTTGTGGTTGATGATGGTTTCATCTTATTTCTCTATCATTAATGTAACATATTAACCATTAAAGCTTGCTAACTTGTCTTCTCAAACAGACCTTGTGGTTTATAGTGATTAGCATTTGTTCCATGATAGTCTACGTAATTTCTTTCACTTTGGTGCCATCAGGAGGAATGCTTGCAGAGGCTACAGAGCCGTATAGATGTTGCCTATGATAGTTCAACCCCTGAGCATCAGGTACCCCCTCTTGCTGAATATTCCATTGACTTTCTGGAAGTAGAtccaattttcaattaaattgaTTGAATATGCACGAGTGTAATTTGCGTGGCTTCCtagattctttcttttttatatccttatggtttgtttgtttgtttgttaaatttACATGACTCATCTGTACATTCACCCAAGTTTGTTAAAATCCACATGGCTTATCTGTACATCAAAGTATTGAATTGTGAAGGCTCTGATATTTATATGCCATCTCATTGTTTTAGGAAGCTTTAAGGGCTTTATGGAATGCTGCTTTTCCTGAAGAGGAACTCCGTGGTTTAATATCTGAGCAGTGGAAAGATATGGGTTGGCAAGGGAAAGATCCATCAACAGATTTTAGGTAGATAGTGTTTCATCTATCATCTCTATAGCACATTTGTTGCTAACTCTTGCTTTCATTTTTTAACCTTTCATGTTTCATTTCAATTTGAACTTTTATCTGGCAGAGGCGGCGGTTTCATATCATTGGAGAATTTGTTGTACTTCGCCAAGAATTTTCCGGTATAGCCTATTTCTTATCTTGTTCTCAGTTCCCCTTGTTTCTCATCTTGTTTTCTATCCAAatcccacccccccccccccccccccccccccccgtccTTTTCCCCCCCTTCAATAACTTCCAttttagttaggtgtttccttttggaTACTCCCGATGTACTTGAGAGcaccttatgcttttaataagattgatttattacttatcaaaaaacaaatatttcaaatgCTGACAAATAGATGTTTGGATGTAAGAGAATGCTTCCGTTAGCAAGTTGTTAAAACGTCTGATTATATGAAATGGAGAGGCAGTTGTGAAGTTTTTGAGTGATGAGCTTTTTAACATTGGAATGAATGGAAGAACCACTGGCCatctatttgtttttgttttttcattttataacATTTTCTCTAGAAATATTGTTACTAGTGGTTAgatgcttttttctttcttggtgcCTACAGCTTTATTTGATGGTTGTTATTGCATTTAATAGTAAGAACAATGTTTTCCCTGTTTGAATGAATGTTATGCATTATTAATAAGTTAATTTGTTGGAAAGTAATTTATGAGGCGGGGATATATTTAATGAATTAAAACTGGAAATTTCTTACTAGTTAATTTCTATCAGGAGTCCTTTTGACCAATTCCTGGACTGGAGTTTTCTTTTTAGTAATAATTTGAGGTTCAATGCATTGGAGGGGTTTTTCGAGTGGTAAGTCACTTGGCCCTAGTATCTCATGAAGCATCAGGTCTAAGATTTGACCCCCCattgagtgcaaacaattcatTGAGCTATTCATGTTGGCGAAAGCCCGAGCTTTACCTGATCCGTGTGGAGGGGCTGCTTTGCACGATCTCCCAGGGATCTAGTAGAGGTGAAGCCCCTTCGCCTCGATACCTaggttatcaaaaaaaaaaaaaaaaaatgcattggaGGGGTTTAGTTTTTCTTGAACTACTTGCAATGTTTCATCTAACATGACTTTTTATATATCCTTATGGGACACACTCACATTCTAAATACATCCAAAGATGAAGGTCTTTTGCCCATCGGAACTTAACTTGTTTAATGGGAAACGCTCTCACACTCTCTAAACACAACCAAAGATGAAGTTTGAAAGCTGTTGAGGCATAAATTTGGAAATTTCTCGAGTCTATGAATGGTTAAAACAGAACCTTGATATGTTTGtgggatctctctttctctctcagcACCCTCCAAACTTTGCCATGTCAACACCTTCCCCTCTTCCAGtccaaaagataaaagaaattaaaaataaaaaaccgtACCTTTCTCTCCCTACTCTCACCGTCTCTTCATTTACCAGAGAATTTGGGAAGTCCTACATTTAGTTGCTTCTTAAACAATttatccacaaaaaaaaaaaaaaaaaagataaaataaaaaggatagATAAccggaaaagtaaaaaaaaaaatcactgaagaaaaggaagaacacTAAAAGGTGGAAGACTACAACTGAAGCCACTGGATTTTGGTGGTTTATTCCTTCTTGGGCTGTGTTTTAAGCTCATTTCAAAATCCGAAGAACAACCTGCTCACCTTCCTTGTGATATTCCACATGTCTCTTCTGTTGAATGTAAAGTATTTTGAAGGGCCCCAAATGGATTTCCTTCCCCAAGATAACAATATATCCTGCTTCCCTTAACAATGATACTGTGAAGTGTTATGTTGCCTCCTTAAGTTCCATATATTTGAAAGCACTACCTGATACAAGTCACCGAAGCAAATGATAGGAGTTTTTCCCTTACATGTATCTTGAGTATCCTTCCACCACAGAATCCCAATAGAAAGGTTATACTGGGTAAAACGTTATGTGTAAGGAATGCGGAGCAAACGTTATGAATGACCGGTAGTATGGACTATTCCATAATCTTTGGGTCATTGgacaagtttgtttgtttgttttttttttttttttttctgttgtgGGGGCCTTGTACCAAATTGCTTCAGGTCTAAACCTGGTGCCTGTCTGAATACTCTGCAATGATGATTTTTTCTACCTTTTGCTCGTCATcccttgtttattttttgatgttgaCATCAGGATGTGGGCGGTTGATTCTGATAAGCTCCTTGGTAAGTGGGCAATAACTAGTAagatataaattatttcaacataCATCTGTTATA harbors:
- the LOC133880111 gene encoding uncharacterized protein LOC133880111 isoform X1 — encoded protein: MDDRGGSFVAVRRISQGLERGNTCHSTSAEVVAGSAAWLGRGLSCVCVQRRESDARPSFDLTPAQEECLQRLQSRIDVAYDSSTPEHQEALRALWNAAFPEEELRGLISEQWKDMGWQGKDPSTDFRGGGFISLENLLYFAKNFPKSFQDLLRKQEGDRSVWEYPFAVAGVNITFMLIQMLDLESVKPRTLVGATFLKFLAENESAFDLLYCITFKLMDHEWLSMRASYMDFNTVMKSTRRQLEKELLLEDITWLEDLPSYSLLTR
- the LOC133880111 gene encoding uncharacterized protein LOC133880111 isoform X2, translated to MSSAILDCFAEVVAGSAAWLGRGLSCVCVQRRESDARPSFDLTPAQEECLQRLQSRIDVAYDSSTPEHQEALRALWNAAFPEEELRGLISEQWKDMGWQGKDPSTDFRGGGFISLENLLYFAKNFPKSFQDLLRKQEGDRSVWEYPFAVAGVNITFMLIQMLDLESVKPRTLVGATFLKFLAENESAFDLLYCITFKLMDHEWLSMRASYMDFNTVMKSTRRQLEKELLLEDITWLEDLPSYSLLTR